In Symmachiella dynata, the following are encoded in one genomic region:
- a CDS encoding NADH-quinone oxidoreductase subunit D codes for MSIQVEDPRVIEFDVRTDEMLVNMGPQHPSTHGVLRLLLRTDGEVVHEVTPHIGYLHRCAEKIGENLSPPQWIPYTDRMDYLAGMNMNLGFALATEKLIGMEVPEKAMTLRVMIAELGRIASHLVGMGAYGLDLGSFSPFLYAFREREIILDLFEEVCGARLTYSYITVGGATHDLPASINIPPGLASLTGRDPHEHVSWMEATEMFLDWLEPRILEYHTLLTENSIFIKRTAAIGELSREDAISYGCTGPVLRGSGVDHDLRRDGESIYTRMYEGYEYEIPVAPFAKAPPEAVLGDNWCRFYVRMMEVVQSIGLVRQAMAKYPTAAGEYRVPFKLNTKLPSAECYLETECPRGQMGFHLVGDGKAAPLRARAKSSCFCNLSVTADLCRGCLLADIPSIVGSLDVVMGEIDR; via the coding sequence ATGAGCATTCAAGTAGAAGATCCCCGGGTCATTGAGTTCGACGTCCGTACCGACGAGATGTTGGTCAATATGGGGCCGCAACACCCCAGTACCCACGGCGTGTTGCGATTGTTATTGCGGACCGACGGCGAAGTCGTGCACGAAGTCACGCCGCACATCGGCTACCTGCATCGTTGCGCGGAAAAAATTGGCGAGAACCTGTCTCCCCCACAATGGATTCCCTACACCGACCGGATGGACTATCTGGCCGGTATGAATATGAATCTGGGATTCGCGCTGGCCACCGAAAAACTCATCGGCATGGAAGTCCCGGAAAAGGCAATGACCCTGCGGGTGATGATTGCCGAATTGGGACGCATCGCCAGCCACTTGGTCGGCATGGGTGCCTATGGGCTGGACCTGGGCAGCTTCAGCCCGTTCCTCTACGCGTTTCGCGAACGCGAAATCATCCTCGATCTGTTCGAAGAAGTCTGCGGTGCGCGGCTGACCTACAGCTACATCACCGTCGGCGGCGCCACGCATGACCTGCCGGCATCGATCAACATTCCGCCCGGACTCGCTTCCTTGACCGGTCGTGATCCGCACGAACATGTCTCCTGGATGGAGGCAACCGAAATGTTCCTGGATTGGCTGGAGCCGCGGATTCTCGAGTACCACACGCTGCTGACTGAAAACTCCATCTTCATCAAGCGGACCGCTGCCATCGGCGAACTGTCGCGTGAAGACGCCATTAGCTACGGCTGTACCGGACCGGTGCTGCGGGGCAGTGGTGTTGATCACGACCTGCGTCGCGACGGCGAAAGCATCTACACCCGCATGTATGAAGGTTACGAGTACGAGATCCCGGTTGCTCCCTTTGCAAAAGCGCCGCCCGAAGCGGTCCTGGGTGACAACTGGTGCCGTTTTTATGTGCGGATGATGGAAGTTGTGCAATCGATCGGCCTGGTTCGCCAAGCGATGGCAAAATACCCCACAGCTGCCGGCGAGTACCGCGTGCCGTTCAAGTTGAACACCAAACTCCCCTCGGCCGAATGCTACTTGGAAACGGAATGCCCCCGCGGCCAGATGGGATTTCATCTCGTCGGCGACGGAAAAGCGGCACCGCTTCGCGCACGGGCCAAAAGCTCATGCTTCTGCAATCTGTCGGTGACCGCCGACCTCTGCCGCGGCTGCTTGCTGGCCGACATCCCATCGATCGTGGGATCGTTGGACGTCGTCATGGGCGAGATCGACCGCTGA
- a CDS encoding NADH-quinone oxidoreductase subunit C, with amino-acid sequence MNATEIHKQLVEKFGDKIIAVDADALDPWIEVASDAIVEVTTYLRDASDLRFDGLNNLSAVDYFEPDEKKAAKFEHEPHLEVVYHLYSYTHKHFLTVKVKLPRWQNDQQGQLPEVPSVTGVWGIADWHEREAYDLMGIHFAGHPNLRRILCPEDWVGHALRKDYDFPLEYHGVRN; translated from the coding sequence ATGAATGCCACAGAAATTCATAAGCAACTTGTTGAGAAATTTGGCGACAAAATCATCGCCGTCGACGCCGACGCTCTCGACCCCTGGATTGAAGTCGCCTCGGACGCGATTGTGGAAGTCACCACCTATCTGCGAGACGCAAGCGACTTGCGATTCGATGGGCTGAACAATCTGAGCGCCGTCGACTACTTTGAACCGGACGAAAAGAAGGCGGCCAAGTTCGAACACGAGCCGCACTTGGAAGTCGTCTACCATTTATACAGCTACACGCACAAGCATTTTTTGACGGTCAAAGTCAAACTCCCCCGTTGGCAAAACGACCAGCAAGGACAATTGCCGGAAGTACCCTCGGTAACTGGCGTGTGGGGCATCGCCGATTGGCACGAACGAGAAGCCTACGACCTGATGGGCATCCACTTCGCTGGACACCCAAATTTGCGGCGAATTCTCTGCCCGGAAGATTGGGTCGGTCATGCGTTACGCAAAGATTACGACTTTCCGCTCGAGTACCACGGCGTTCGCAACTAA
- a CDS encoding NADH-quinone oxidoreductase subunit A: MTDLVGHFLMFSLVGVIFLLAPLLIGLLVRPNKPTDEKISVYECGEPTIGTSYIQFDLRFYVVALLFIIFDVEVAFFFPWAMIFGGSMQLADAQLDHRAELSAKLLDQPATAATHEISRQTAMDIGLLGVGDILVFFSVLLVGFAYVWKRGDLDWVRAVAQEIQEKAKQDGPPVPAPLPIEQREPAPVA; this comes from the coding sequence ATGACGGATTTGGTCGGACACTTTTTGATGTTCTCGCTGGTCGGCGTGATTTTTCTTTTAGCTCCGTTGCTGATCGGCCTTTTGGTTCGTCCCAATAAGCCGACGGATGAAAAAATCTCCGTCTACGAGTGCGGCGAACCGACCATCGGCACCAGCTATATTCAGTTTGACCTAAGATTTTACGTGGTCGCATTGCTGTTTATTATCTTCGACGTCGAAGTCGCCTTCTTCTTTCCCTGGGCGATGATCTTCGGCGGCTCCATGCAGCTGGCCGATGCACAACTCGATCACCGCGCCGAACTGAGCGCCAAGCTGCTCGATCAACCCGCAACCGCCGCGACGCATGAAATTTCCCGGCAAACCGCCATGGACATCGGCTTGTTGGGCGTCGGAGACATTCTCGTCTTCTTCTCCGTGCTGCTTGTCGGTTTTGCCTACGTCTGGAAACGGGGTGACTTGGATTGGGTCCGGGCCGTGGCACAAGAAATTCAAGAAAAGGCCAAGCAGGACGGCCCGCCGGTTCCCGCGCCACTCCCCATCGAGCAACGTGAACCCGCACCTGTCGCGTAG
- a CDS encoding DUF2203 domain-containing protein: protein MDSTTFDGKLFTVEEARKTLPLVRAIVGDIVRQAKDVRERQDRLKHLHHSQVKRSQESDADNPYREEVEQIEQELRRDEEKLQEYVDELQELGVEFKDFERGLVDFPHMMDGRVVYLCWHLGEEELAYWHEVDAGFSGRHSLLEDSLTSEKPLDTHDASE, encoded by the coding sequence ATGGATTCCACAACATTCGATGGGAAGCTCTTCACGGTGGAAGAGGCCCGCAAAACCCTACCGTTAGTTCGCGCGATCGTCGGCGACATCGTGCGTCAGGCGAAGGACGTTCGAGAACGTCAAGATCGGTTGAAGCATCTGCATCACTCGCAGGTCAAACGGTCACAAGAGAGCGACGCCGACAATCCTTATCGTGAGGAAGTTGAGCAGATCGAACAAGAACTGCGCCGCGATGAAGAAAAGTTGCAGGAGTACGTCGACGAACTGCAGGAACTTGGCGTTGAATTCAAAGACTTCGAGCGTGGTCTCGTCGATTTTCCACACATGATGGACGGCCGGGTGGTTTACCTGTGCTGGCATCTGGGTGAGGAAGAACTCGCGTACTGGCACGAAGTGGACGCCGGATTCTCCGGACGTCACTCACTTCTAGAAGACTCGCTGACAAGCGAGAAGCCGCTGGATACGCACGACGCGAGCGAATGA
- a CDS encoding NuoI/complex I 23 kDa subunit family protein: MREWFRNIWVAVSTVVSGMWVTMRTMRKTYGRRAFTQVYEYPEVPVPVKARYRGFHRFDLTTCIGCDKCAAACPVDCIYIDKVKSPVGKGFRIEGYTIDYTKCMFCALCVEPCPVDCIFMGSNHDLSSYGRDGCVVDYSKLPLEVAWGQTTLNPTAVAESKVLSEPVWVKGEPSPFEPAES; the protein is encoded by the coding sequence ATGCGTGAATGGTTTCGGAATATCTGGGTGGCGGTTTCAACCGTAGTCAGCGGGATGTGGGTCACGATGCGCACGATGCGTAAAACCTACGGCCGTCGAGCCTTTACGCAAGTTTACGAATACCCCGAAGTCCCGGTTCCCGTCAAAGCGCGGTATCGCGGATTTCACCGCTTCGACCTGACAACCTGCATCGGCTGCGACAAATGCGCCGCTGCCTGTCCGGTGGATTGCATTTATATCGATAAAGTTAAAAGCCCTGTCGGCAAAGGTTTTCGGATCGAAGGTTATACGATTGACTACACCAAATGCATGTTTTGTGCATTGTGTGTCGAACCTTGTCCGGTCGATTGTATCTTCATGGGGTCGAACCACGACTTGAGCAGTTACGGCCGCGACGGTTGCGTGGTGGATTATTCCAAGTTGCCATTGGAAGTCGCATGGGGACAAACTACGCTCAATCCTACGGCTGTCGCGGAATCCAAAGTGCTCTCCGAACCAGTCTGGGTCAAAGGCGAACCAAGTCCGTTTGAACCGGCGGAATCATAG
- the trpD gene encoding anthranilate phosphoribosyltransferase: MSNFTDAIVKLLQRLDLSAQEMRDCVGGIMDGQWTAAEIASLLTALRMKGEAVGEIVGAAQAMQERAVSVTSDKTGLLDTCGTGGDKLHTFNISTATAIVAAALGIPVAKHGNRSVSSSSGSADVLEALGVKVDVPVATVTQCLDEIGIGFCFAPLMHGAMKHAAPIRRTLGFPTIFNLLGPLTNPARAEFQLLGASRNATAEILAAAVAQLKRSRALVVCGNNELDEVSLWGTTLAWEVRGEEISQHEWTAASFGVDECSADDLRVESAEESAQVIQAIFAAEPGPHRDVVIANAAAALLAVGKTEDPLEAATTAAEAIDSRAAELVLAKLVAMTNAI; the protein is encoded by the coding sequence ATGAGCAATTTCACCGACGCAATCGTAAAACTTTTGCAGCGCCTGGACCTTTCCGCCCAAGAAATGCGGGACTGTGTGGGCGGCATTATGGACGGCCAATGGACGGCCGCTGAGATCGCCTCGCTACTGACGGCCTTACGGATGAAGGGCGAAGCCGTAGGTGAAATCGTCGGCGCGGCTCAGGCGATGCAGGAACGTGCCGTATCGGTGACCAGCGATAAAACGGGTTTGCTGGACACATGCGGGACCGGGGGCGACAAGCTACACACCTTTAATATCAGCACCGCCACGGCGATCGTCGCTGCGGCACTGGGCATCCCGGTCGCCAAGCACGGCAATCGCAGTGTGTCCAGTTCGAGCGGTTCGGCAGACGTCTTAGAAGCTTTGGGCGTAAAAGTCGACGTTCCCGTGGCGACCGTCACACAATGCCTGGATGAAATCGGCATCGGGTTTTGCTTCGCCCCGTTGATGCACGGAGCCATGAAACATGCGGCGCCAATCCGCCGGACCTTGGGGTTTCCTACGATTTTCAATCTGCTAGGACCGCTAACCAATCCGGCTCGCGCTGAATTTCAACTGCTGGGGGCCAGTCGCAACGCGACCGCTGAGATCCTGGCAGCAGCCGTTGCCCAACTAAAACGCTCGCGGGCACTGGTGGTTTGTGGCAATAACGAATTGGACGAAGTCAGCCTGTGGGGTACTACCCTGGCCTGGGAAGTGCGTGGCGAAGAGATATCGCAGCACGAATGGACAGCCGCGTCGTTTGGCGTAGACGAATGTTCAGCGGACGACCTGCGTGTGGAATCCGCTGAGGAGAGCGCCCAGGTGATTCAGGCGATTTTTGCCGCAGAACCTGGACCGCATCGAGATGTGGTCATTGCCAACGCCGCCGCGGCATTGCTGGCTGTCGGCAAAACCGAGGATCCCCTGGAAGCCGCCACAACAGCAGCAGAGGCGATCGACTCTCGCGCTGCGGAATTGGTTTTGGCGAAACTGGTCGCCATGACCAATGCGATTTGA
- a CDS encoding nucleoside hydrolase → MPRKLIIDVDPGIGDAVAVIAALCDPELDVVALTATAGCVPADVATRNLQTIVEQIDPDKRPRMGAAAESGAKPTADKAQAISEIAKLHGPSGLGDRQIEVADLHHRHDSAKLMTDLVRASPNECTLLTLGPLTNVEVACERCPDFLNLLGDLVCLGGSVAVGGDANAAAEFNMFYDPTAARNVLNSPATKTIVPLDVSNQVVMTFEEFNRLGLEPESAQQAFLHETLAYYLRSHHEHLGLEGIQLRELAALAFITHPRFFETQRMVIDVETRGELTRGMTVFDRRATEQWQTNIDVVIDVDVRGVLDYLTDMLKCV, encoded by the coding sequence TTGCCTCGAAAGCTGATCATTGACGTCGACCCAGGAATTGGCGATGCCGTAGCCGTCATTGCGGCTCTGTGCGACCCCGAACTTGATGTCGTCGCCCTCACCGCGACTGCGGGTTGCGTCCCGGCCGACGTTGCCACTCGCAATCTGCAAACCATTGTCGAACAAATCGACCCCGACAAACGGCCCCGTATGGGAGCCGCTGCCGAAAGCGGGGCCAAACCGACCGCCGACAAGGCACAAGCGATTAGTGAGATCGCCAAGCTGCATGGCCCGTCCGGCTTGGGTGACCGCCAAATCGAAGTCGCCGACCTGCATCATCGGCATGATTCGGCCAAATTGATGACCGACCTCGTGCGGGCCAGTCCCAATGAGTGCACACTGCTGACCCTGGGCCCGCTGACTAATGTTGAAGTTGCCTGCGAACGTTGCCCCGACTTTTTGAATTTGTTGGGTGACCTCGTCTGTCTGGGCGGATCGGTGGCCGTCGGCGGCGATGCGAATGCCGCGGCTGAGTTCAACATGTTCTACGACCCCACCGCTGCGCGCAACGTTCTCAATAGCCCCGCCACCAAAACCATTGTGCCGTTGGACGTCAGTAACCAAGTTGTGATGACGTTCGAGGAATTCAACCGGTTGGGTCTGGAACCGGAGTCTGCGCAGCAAGCGTTTTTACACGAAACGCTCGCCTACTATTTGCGGTCCCACCATGAGCACTTAGGCTTGGAGGGAATTCAACTCCGCGAATTGGCCGCACTGGCATTCATCACGCATCCCCGGTTTTTCGAGACACAGCGGATGGTGATCGACGTCGAGACGCGCGGCGAATTGACCCGCGGCATGACGGTCTTCGACCGCCGCGCGACCGAGCAATGGCAGACCAACATCGACGTCGTGATAGATGTTGATGTCCGCGGCGTGTTGGATTACTTGACCGACATGTTGAAATGTGTGTGA